From one Grus americana isolate bGruAme1 chromosome 32, bGruAme1.mat, whole genome shotgun sequence genomic stretch:
- the LOC129198299 gene encoding zinc finger protein 345-like, with protein sequence MQENYENVISLAEEIAISWPRITAFAESHRRRGLVSGVEAEGEQGQPEPTQIQPSPGASDGGVNPDLRRQLGLILQTAGRTQVEKMLRELVREQGQGGKRRNRKKTPKDGGAGSGTEEDSAPRDGEETALEDADQRQSGGQAGEPPVAGKGNGGKKGGAALPASQGGCAECGMRNRSQSPAKPRRCTECGRRCRQSARQTERGREKLHRCGDCGKGFSRGSNLAQHRRIHTGERPHRCGDCGKGFIQRSDLERHRRVHTGERPYPCGDCGKRFSVSSHLDRHRRTHTGGPGPPAQPRTRPRPPPSEGSPAPHRCPECGKSFAQRSALAKHRKTHSGERPHRCGDCGKSFSRGSNLTQHRRIHTGERPFACGDCGKGFIQRSDLERHQRVHTGERPYTCAECGKSFSVSSHLDRHQKIHAAERASYRCPEHLAGFLAAHRHGRLFQCAQCGRCFGQGAALLKHQRAHGAGGTVGQPPKCPDCGKNRGGTVGLRPRGQQCMDCGRESDTGDGETAPAVPPEKPYKCGECGKGFGQRSALVKHRRIHTGEKPYACGDCGKGFIQKSDLTIHRRMHTGEKPYRCGECGKCFSVSSNLITHQRTHLGEKPYQCPECGKSFIQRSELTIHQRVHTGEKPYKCPECGKCFSRSSHLNRHQRTHAGDKPKAAAAAAAAANPSGAFTGATFSPPLGGSAAPIPSLPSFPASPSPLPIPSLSSSPLDLPWALSFPARAFPHPSFPPAPASGAQTSSLIN encoded by the exons ATGCAGGAGAACTACGAGAACGTCATTTCTTTGG CGGAGGAGATCGCCATCAGTTGGCCGCGCATCACCGCCTTCGCCGAGTCCCACCGGAGACGGGGGCTGGTGTCGG gcGTGGAAGCGGAGGGGGAACAGGGTCAACCGGAGCCCACCCAGATCCAGCCGTCGCCGGGGGCCAGCGACGGGGGGGTGAACCCCGATTTACGCCGTCAGTTGGGGCTGATCCTGCAGACGGCCGGCCGGACCCAGGTGGAGAAGATGCTGCGGGAGCTGGTGCGGGAacaggggcagggggggaaacGCCGGAACCGCAAGAAAACGCCCAAAGACGGAG GCGCCGGGAGCGGGACGGAGGAGGATTCAGCACCGCGGGACGGCGAGGAGACGGCACTGGAGGACGCCGACCAACGGCAAAGCGGGGGACAAGCGGGTGAACCCCCCGTCGCCGGTAAAGGGAATGGGGGCAAGAAGGGTGGAGCGGCGTTGCCGGCATCCCAGGGTGGTTGTGCCGAATGCGGGATGCGGAACCGGTCGCAGAGTCCGGCAAAGCCGCGGCGGTGCACCGAGTGCGGGCGGCGGTGCCGGCAATCGGCCCGGCAGACGGAACGCGGCAGGGAGAAGCTGCACCGGTGCGGTGACTGCGGCAAAGGCTTCAGCCGAGGGTCCAACCTCGCCCAGCACCGGCGTATCCACACCGGCGAACGGCCTCACCGTTGCGGTGATTGCGGCAAAGGCTTCATCCAACGCTCCGACCTGGAGCGGCACCGGCGGGTGCACACCGGCGAACGGCCGTATCCTTGCGGTGACTGCGGCAAACGGTTCAGCGTCAGCTCCCACCTCGACCGGCATCGCCGTACCCACACCGGTGGACCCGGTCCACCCGCCCAACCCCGCACCCGCCCTCGACCGCCTCCGTCGGAGGGGTCGCCGGCTCCTCACCGCTGCCCCGAATGCGGCAAGAGCTTCGCCCAACGCTCCGCCTTGGCCAAACACCGTAAGACCCACAGCGGCGAACGGCCTCACCGCTGCGGCGACTGCGGCAAGAGCTTCAGCCGAGGCTCCAACCTCACCCAACACCGGCGCATCCACACCGGCGAACGGCCCTTCGCTTGCGGCGATTGCGGCAAAGGTTTCATCCAACGCTCCGATCTGGAACGGCACCAACGGGTACACACCGGCGAACGACCCTACACCTGTGCCGAATGCGGCAAGAGCTTCAGCGTCAGCTCCCACCTCGACCGGCACCAGAAGATCCACGCGGCCGAACGGGCGTCCTACCGCTGCCCCGAACATCTAGCCGGCTTCTTGGCCGCTCACCGTCACGGTCGCCTCTTCCAATGCGCCCAATGCGGGCGATGTTTCGGTCAAGGCGCCGCGTTGCTCAAACATCAACGCGCCCACGGGGCCGGAGGAaccgtggggcagccccccaagTGCCCGGATTGCGGGAAGAACCGGGGCGGCACGGTGGGGTTACGTCCCCGTGGTCAGCAATGTATGGATTGCGGGCGGGAGTCGGATACCGGCGACGGCGAGACGGCACCGGCTGTACCGCCGGAGAAACCCTACAAGTGCGGGGAATGCGGGAAGGGTTTTGGGCAACGCTCGGCGCTGGTCAAACACCGGCGTATCCACACCGGAGAGAAACCCTACGCCTGCGGGGACTGCGGGAAGGGTTTCATCCAGAAGTCGGACCTGACCATCCATCGCCGGATGCACACCGGGGAGAAACCCTACCGCTGCGGCGAGTGCGGCAAATGCTTCAGCGTCTCCTCCAACCTCATCACCCACCAACGCACTCACCTCGGCGAGAAACCCTACCAGTGCCCCGAGTGCGGCAAGAGCTTCATCCAACGCTCCGAGCTCACCATCCACCAACGCGTCCACACCGGCGAGAAGCCCTACAAGTGTCCCGAGTGCGGCAAGTGCTTCAGCCGTAGCTCCCACCTCAACCGCCACCAACGCACCCACGCCGGGGACAAGCCCAaagccgccgccgctgccgccgccgccgccaacCCCTCCGGCGCCTTCACCGGCGCCACCTTCTCCCCGCCGCTGGGCGGCTCGGCGGCCCCCATCCCCTCgctgccctccttccctgcctccccctcgCCCCTGCCCATCccgtccctctccagctcccccCTGGACCTGCCGTGGGCCCTCTCCTTCCCCGCCCGcgccttcccccacccctccttccccccgGCACCCGCCTCGGGGGCCCAGACCTCCTCCCTCATCAACTGA
- the IER3 gene encoding radiation-inducible immediate-early gene IEX-1, which produces MTITVTAATAATTTCPGRGWGHPEGIPGGVTPSPPRHFTFELPVGPSGTPRPRRRHRRVLYPPAVRRPPPTEEPSAAKRLLVLLLAVVSAQVYSAPGDVTPEVAVPPTETPVLTPKTLATPAVTSLPGHGELLRTAVTPNGTLVWTPAAPMGASCSRLLLSLALHPHSCTAH; this is translated from the exons ATGACGATAACGGTGACGGCAGCGACAGCAGCGACAACGACGTGTCCGGGCCGGGGTTGGGGTCACCCTGAAGGGATCCCCGGTGGCGTTACACCTTCCCCACCACGTCATTTCACCTTTGAGCTCCCGGTAGGGCCTAGCGGTACCcctcggccccgccgccggcaccGCCGTGTGCTTTACCCGCCCGCT gtGCGGCGGCCACCCCCCACGGAGGAGCCGAGCGCGGCGAAGCGGCTCCTGGTGCTGCTCTTGGCCGTGGTGAGCGCCCAGGTTTACAGCGCACCCGGTGACGTGACACCCGAGGTGGCTGTGCCACCCACGGAGACGCCCGTGCTGACACCCAAAACACTCGCGACGCCTGCTGTGACATCACTGCCCGGGCACGGAGAGCTGCTCAGGACTGCTGTGACACCCAACGGGACGCTGGTGTGGACgccagcagcacccatgggtgcttcCTGCTCTCGTCTGCTGCTGTCACTTGCCCTGCACCCCCACAGCTGCACTGCCCACTGA